CATAAATAAGCATCCTTCCCATCGGGGGGGCTGGATACCTATCGTAAGGGCATCATCTATGTGAGAGAGAAACCTGATTAGCCTTCAGCGATAACCATGGCCGTTGCTACGTCGCCGTCGTGGCTCAGGGACAGATGCCAGCGACGGACGCCCTTGGCCTCAGCGACGGCTTGAACCGTGCCCTGCACCTCGATGGTGGGGACACCGTGTTCGTCGGCGCCAACCTGGCAGTCCTGCCAGTTCATGCCCGCTGGCGCGCCGAGAGCCTTGGCTACGGCTTCCTTCGCGGCGAAACGTGCCGCGAGCGAGCGAAGATTCAGGTTCCGCTCGGCGGGAACAAACAACCTGTCCCGGAGCGAGGGTGTGCGCTCCAACTGCCTTCCGAAGCGGGGCATGTCAACTACGTCAACACCGATTCCAACGATCATCAGCTGTCCTGTCTGCTCGAGTTGGCTATTCCACCGTCACGGATTTTGCGAGGTTACGCGGCTGGTCGACGTCGAGCCCCTTGGCTGTCGCCAGAGCGCACGCGAAGATCTGCAGAGGAACAGTGGTCAGCAACGGCGCCAACAGCGGAGGTGTCTCCGGAATGTAGAAAATGTGCTCGGCGTAGTCGCGGACAGATTCGTCGCCTTCCTCGGCGATCACGATGGTCTTGGCACCACGGGCACGGATTTCCTGGATATTGGAAACCACCTTCGCATGGAGCGAATCGCGGCCTCGTCGGGAAGGCACGACGACGAAGACCGGCTGCCCCTCCTCAATCAGAGCGATCGGCCCGTGCTTGAGCTCGCCTGCGGCAAACCCTTCAGCGTGAATGTAAGCCAGCTCCTTGAGCTTCAGCGCACCTTCCATGGCCACGGGGAAGCCCACGTGACGACCAAGGAACAGGACAGACTTGGTCTGCGCCATCTCCTGAGCCAGTTGCTTCACATCCTCGGAATGATCCAGCACTTCCTGGATCTTCGCGGGAATCCGGCCAAGCTCCGTCATGATGTCCGCGATTTCACCCTGGAACTTGTTACCGCGCAACTGCGCCAGGTACAGGCCCAGCAAATAGGCGGCCGTGATCTGTGCCAGGAACGCCTTCGTTGAGGCAACAGCGATCTCCGGGCCAGCGTGCGTATACAGCACGGCATCAGATTCCCGCGGAATCGTGGACCCGTTGGTGTTACAGATGGATAGCGTCTTTGCGCCCTGTTCCTTGGCGTACCTGACAGCCATCAGAGTATCCATGGTCTCTCCGGACTGGGAGATGGACACCACCAGCGTGTTCGGGGTGACGATGGGATCGCGATAACGGAATTCGTGGCTGAGCTCCACTTCCGTCGGAATCCTGCACCAATGTTCAATGGCGTATTTGGCAACCTGCCCGGCATACGCCGAGGTACCACAGGCCAGAACGATGATCTTGTCTACGGACTTCAGCGCAGCAGGATCGATGCGGAGCTCGTCCAGCATCAACTTTCCGTCAACATCCGAGCGGCCGAGCAGTGTGTCTGCCACTGCCTCTGGCTGATCGTGGATTTCCTTCTCCATGAACGACGGGAACCCGCCCTTCTCAGCGGCGGCTGCATCCCAGTCAACGTGAAATTCCTTGCCCTCGGCCGGAACACCATCGAAATCAGTGATGGATACCGATTCCGGGGTGATCGTGACAATTTGGTCCTGGCCAAGCTCCACGGCACGACGTGTGAAGTCGATGAAACCTGAGACGTCCGAGCCCAGAAAGTTCTCGTTCTCCCCCAGCCCTATGACCAACGGCGAATTCCGGCGGGCGGCCACAACGATGTCGGGCAGATCCTGGTGAATGGCCAGCAGGGTGAATGCTCCCTCGAGCTGCCGACTCGTCAACTGCATGGCGTGCGTGAGGTGATCCACGCCGTCGTCCGCGCCGTCCCCTGATTCAACGACTCCGCGGTAAATACTGCCGAGCAGTTCCGCGGCGACCTCAGTGTCGGTTTCGGACTCGAACTCGTGACCCTCGGCCCGGAGGCGTACCTTGATTTCCGCGAAGTTCTCGATGATGCCGTTATGGATCAGCGCTAGCCTGCCCTGGTCACCAAGGTGCGGGTGCGCGTTCTGGTCTGTGGGCCCACCATGGGTTGCCCACCGTGTGTGACCTATTGCGGTCATAGAGGTAGGCAGCGGGTCAGCGTTCAACTCCGCTACGAGGTTGGCGAGTTTGCCGGACTTCTTACGTGACTCGATCGAATCCTCGCCCAGAACGGCGACGCCCGCGGAGTCATATCCGCGGTACTCCAGACGCCGCAGACCCTCCATCACAACATCGAGGGCAGTATGTCCTGCTGTCCCTGAACTTCCGGCGACAGTGCCCCCGCGACCAACGTAACCTACAATTCCACACATGGAATCCAGCCTACCGCCCCGGTCCACTCATCCTGAACAAACGCAGAGCCAGAGAATGCGATCGTTTGGGAATGTCCACCCCAGCAGGCAGACTTTGTAGAGTGAAAGAGCAGACACCGTCCTCAAACGCGTCCAACGGCGACGGCAATTTCACACCGTTCGTGGAGCTTGACCGCCACACGTGGGCGCGACTGTCCCACGAACTGGAAACCAGCCTCACCTATGAGGACATCATCCGGCTTCGTGGTCTCGGCGATCAACTGGACCTGAATGAAGTCCGTGAGGTCTATCTCCCCCTCTCCCGCCTGCTGGACTTATATATCGCGGCGGCAGGACGGCTGCATTCAGCCACTAACACGTTCCTCGGCGAGGACACCCGCCGCACTCCTTTTGTTATCGGCGTCGGCGGCTCCGTTGCTGTGGGAAAGTCGACGACGGCACGTGTGTTGCAGGAGATGCTGCGCCGTTCCCCGGAGACTCCGACCGTCGAGCTCATGACCACCGACGGCTTCCTGTACCCCAACGCGGAACTGGAACGGCGGGGCCTCATGCAGCGCAAAGGCTTCCCTGAGTCCTACGACCGACGTCGGCTGCTCCGTTTCGTCAGCGCCGTCAAGAGCGGGGCCGATGAGGTTCGCGCACCCAAGTATTCACACCTGACCTACGACATCGTGCCGGAGGGGGAGGTTGTGGTCCACCGACCCGACGTCCTCATTGTTGAGGGGCTCAACGTGCTCGCTCCCGCCCGGACGCGGGCCGATGGACGGTCGGGCCTGGCACTCAGCGACTTCTTCGACTTCTCCATCTACGTTGATGCCCGCACGTCCTATATAGAAGAGTGGTACGTCCAGCGGTTCCAGAAACTCCGTTCGGGTGCCTTCGCCAACCCTGCCTCCTATTTTCACCGATATGCGGGTCTGACAGATCAGGAAGCCACCGAAACGGCGCTGGATATCTGGCGGCGCATCAACGAACCGAACCTCCGTGAAAATGTTCTGCCAACACGCGGCCGGGCAACGCTTGTGCTGACCAAGGATGCCGATCATTCCATTCGGCGAATGCTCTTGCGCAAGACATGACGCTCCGCACCCCCCGCAGCAGAAAGCGCACACTGACGACGACGGCGCTGTCGGTGGCAATCGCCGTCGTACTGGCTGCTTGTGGAACCGGAGATAACGCTGCGGA
This region of Arthrobacter roseus genomic DNA includes:
- a CDS encoding holo-ACP synthase, producing MIVGIGVDVVDMPRFGRQLERTPSLRDRLFVPAERNLNLRSLAARFAAKEAVAKALGAPAGMNWQDCQVGADEHGVPTIEVQGTVQAVAEAKGVRRWHLSLSHDGDVATAMVIAEG
- the glmS gene encoding glutamine--fructose-6-phosphate transaminase (isomerizing); amino-acid sequence: MCGIVGYVGRGGTVAGSSGTAGHTALDVVMEGLRRLEYRGYDSAGVAVLGEDSIESRKKSGKLANLVAELNADPLPTSMTAIGHTRWATHGGPTDQNAHPHLGDQGRLALIHNGIIENFAEIKVRLRAEGHEFESETDTEVAAELLGSIYRGVVESGDGADDGVDHLTHAMQLTSRQLEGAFTLLAIHQDLPDIVVAARRNSPLVIGLGENENFLGSDVSGFIDFTRRAVELGQDQIVTITPESVSITDFDGVPAEGKEFHVDWDAAAAEKGGFPSFMEKEIHDQPEAVADTLLGRSDVDGKLMLDELRIDPAALKSVDKIIVLACGTSAYAGQVAKYAIEHWCRIPTEVELSHEFRYRDPIVTPNTLVVSISQSGETMDTLMAVRYAKEQGAKTLSICNTNGSTIPRESDAVLYTHAGPEIAVASTKAFLAQITAAYLLGLYLAQLRGNKFQGEIADIMTELGRIPAKIQEVLDHSEDVKQLAQEMAQTKSVLFLGRHVGFPVAMEGALKLKELAYIHAEGFAAGELKHGPIALIEEGQPVFVVVPSRRGRDSLHAKVVSNIQEIRARGAKTIVIAEEGDESVRDYAEHIFYIPETPPLLAPLLTTVPLQIFACALATAKGLDVDQPRNLAKSVTVE
- the coaA gene encoding type I pantothenate kinase; protein product: MSTPAGRLCRVKEQTPSSNASNGDGNFTPFVELDRHTWARLSHELETSLTYEDIIRLRGLGDQLDLNEVREVYLPLSRLLDLYIAAAGRLHSATNTFLGEDTRRTPFVIGVGGSVAVGKSTTARVLQEMLRRSPETPTVELMTTDGFLYPNAELERRGLMQRKGFPESYDRRRLLRFVSAVKSGADEVRAPKYSHLTYDIVPEGEVVVHRPDVLIVEGLNVLAPARTRADGRSGLALSDFFDFSIYVDARTSYIEEWYVQRFQKLRSGAFANPASYFHRYAGLTDQEATETALDIWRRINEPNLRENVLPTRGRATLVLTKDADHSIRRMLLRKT